One window of Phycodurus eques isolate BA_2022a chromosome 17, UOR_Pequ_1.1, whole genome shotgun sequence genomic DNA carries:
- the LOC133416110 gene encoding barrier-to-autointegration factor-like, giving the protein MSSTTQKHRDFVCEPMGEKPVFALAGIGEVLGKRLEEKGFHKAYVVFGQFLVLKKDEELFREWLKDTCGANSKQQGDCFGCLKEWCDAFL; this is encoded by the exons ATGTCTTCGACAACCCAGAAACATCGAGACTTTGTGTGCGAGCCAATGGGAGAAAAGCCAGTATTTGCGCTTGCCGGCATCGGAGAGGTCCTTGGCAAAAGACTGGAAGAGAAAGGTTTTCACAAG GCGTACGTCGTCTTTGGACAGTTTCTGGTACTCAAGAAAGACGAGGAGCTTTTCCGGGAATGGCTTAAGGACACTTGTGGTGCAAATTCGAAACAACAAGGCGACTGCTTTGGTTGTCTTAAAGAATGGTGTGATGCCTTTCTATAA